One stretch of Flavobacterium sp. 9 DNA includes these proteins:
- a CDS encoding non-ribosomal peptide synthetase: MDQLFIELNNYGISMSLDKEDLVINFEGDEISESLINKIKENKKEIVSYLKKYNSEDNFEEIQPVEQQKNYPISFAQKRLWISSQYAEASLAYMMPKIIDLSGDLDLEIFEKAVNAVIERHESLRTIFKEEENGEVRQWILEREDLGFKILNFDFSKEQNSQELFNEFVQKDSYELFDLSKGPLIRATLVKISDQKYCFYYVMHHIISDGWSMGVLAEDIISFYEAFLRKETPAISKLEIQYKDYTAWQIDQLKNNKYQSDKDYWFAQLKDAVPTIDLPTNKVRPRVKSHNGEILEAHLSKELTTKIKRFSQEQEGSLFITLLSIWNVLLYRYTQQEEIIVGSSVAGRDHSALENQIGFFVNTLALKNKIDPDDSFKEVYEKIKNNTLEAITHQNYPFDLLVEDLQIERDNSRNILFDIVLVGQNAADRAEDNNLGNEQVNYIKSKGKSNVKFDLEIGFFENGDSLLFNIYYNTDVYDRQTIESLIGHFRNLSDQLMDSKESVGAIDYLSQEEHNMLLSTFNDTVTEYSKEKTILDLFGEQAYKNPDAKALTYKEVIYSYRELDEVSNQLAHYLIHDMGIQSEDLIAIQLERSQWMIVAILGVLKSGAAFVPVDPTYPQERIDYILKDCGAKVILSEKSQQIKVENKEEIKIIVLDDMEALFAKKASNSNLIRIKPEQLAYVIYTSGSTGKPKGCKINHSNLFNYIQWSNDYYFNESESGNWALITSFSFDLTFTSIFTSLTRGKKLWIGDAKKDINDLLQESFSHPEIDTLKLTPTHLTLIKASGVDQSNIDQIICGGEQLTLSQLNAIWDIKESIKIYNEYGPTEATVGCIVKEITREDKKITIGKPIANTEIYILNEYKQLCPIGAVGEIYIAGAGLSSGYLNQPELTKQKFVDNPFNDKGKMYKTGDLGKWSTDGVMEYIGRSDDQVKIKGHRIELGEIEYQLETKANINQAVVLVNETADEIKELVAYIISDVKEEVSSLRNYLSERIPEYMIPAYFIQLDKLPLTPNGKLDKRNLPDFEGAGISDAIEYVAPRTKEEQILVKIWEGVLKRESIGVKSNFYHLGGDSIKSILVVSRLKKEGYTLKLSDLLESPVLEDLVSFMTELNKISDQSDVSGEVVLTPVQNYFFKYDGILEHHHYNQSVVLKSSELIDTTHIEQCLSTLVKHHDVLRMTYKKEGQDWKQFNAAMSSKSYDFKSYDLTNDISPFERMNLLGNELQSQFNLSEGPLFKVAHFKTASGDYLALIIHHLVVDGVSWRILLEDLFTVYNQVKQGITLKLPLKSDSFQKWATLQKESALKEKITSELPYWEEICTTEIPALKTDYSLAEKKQLDKRQYFTLDREVTDLLKTKINDKYNTEINDVLLTGLAMSIKKAFGIEKSMIKMEGHGREDIIDDIDISRTVGWFTSIYPMVLDIANTNGNAEALVQVKENLRKIPNKGIGFGMLKYLNEAGSNLSFSPTILFNYLGEFGLETNQKEESIFQYTSEAIGENISAKNTEEVLLDVSGSITSDILTISVAYSDAVYAEETIAAFSQVFKTCLTELVQELAKEESTHKTPSDLSYKKLAVNDLKVLNSDNTVEDIYELSPLQQGIYFHWLTSQSSSLYFEQISYRVHLKNADIKAISQAYQLLVDRHAILRTSFTNDLADVPLQIVRKKVKANFVYKKRPDFIQEENISDYVTEFKQADIKEGFDLSNHSLMRLKILDLGNEYFEFVWSHHHILMDGWCMSILIQDFNLILQALNKNEEVNFSKPIPYSNYINWLNKINVNTSLEYWKQQLENYNSVVSVPFIKNNTTVKEYRETVNTVKIEGGIMSKLQAMCNEIGITQNTFIQAVWGFVLSKYNNTDDVIFGGVVSGRPAELAGVEDIVGLFINTIPVRVKYKGTQTPLDLFKDLKEDAIAGNKHHYVNLAKVQSQSDLGADLINHIMVFENYLVKDAIESEETNPNEVNNAQEFAIEAVDVFEQTNYDFNILVSPSEKSLQICFKFNNTIYEEVLVEKLAVHFYTVAEQFILYKEKALEEIDFLSEAELALLKDFNATEISYESDKTILDLFASSVQNHSAEVAVSYQDTTLSYKDLDIRTGQLANYLVDRFGVKHNDLVGIKLERSSNMLVAILGILKSGGAYVPVDTNYPEERLEYIKSDSDYKVCIDEAFIKAFEVEKDNYSREVIGAKVLGSNLAYAIYTSGSTGNPKGVLNDHNGLYNRLLWMRDDLKITSADVILQKTPYTFDVSVWELLMPSVTGCKLVFAQPDGHKDPAYLLDLIADSQVSILHFVPSMLGIFLEELDPEKCASLKHVVCSGEALPAVMVEEFKQKLPWVRLHNLYGPTEAAIDVTSIDLTDVNTEESGVTIGKPVANTKIYIVDKNLSLQPVGVSGELLIEGIQVARGYLNRPELTAEKFIASPFNEGQRIYRTGDLAKWLPNGEIAYLGRIDNQVKIRGNRIELGEIETRISESGFVENVAVLVKEDQSSRKYLVAYLIPRESYKQDDLFGYLKNRLPEYMIPGLLIEMDSFPLTSSGKLNRKLLPEPNEANLFSESYEAPRDETETELALIWGEVLGLDKVGIQDNFFRIGGDSIMSIRLISKINKKFNVTITIAQLYEFNTIAELGDQIKNNINSSEIKRKIKDEIEDKINVLKERVLEEIPNPEKIEDIYPMSDIQKGMVILSTLNPEAGVYHDQFVFQIPTVDLILFKKTFSKLIEKHQSLRTRFDLTSYDEEIQIVEKEVDFSIDYQNIQDLDADKQDALINEIMISERQNPFNMESGLLWRISLFEINSTSTIFLFQFHHAILDGWSVASLNTELFRMYRELESTSEIKLEKLKSNYRDSVIEELYEKNNADMINFWKEELEDYKRLDIFKNQAENINLTKVYNFDFKHKLQEKCRIDGISVKTVLYAAFVYALKIINFEEDFVIGMVTNNRPVVEDGDKILGCFLNTIPVRNRLEEQNDLTWSTYFKNTEKQLNSLKSKERLTLYEISKITNEKTIEGAPFFDVLYNYVDFHIYNELQLEKDETYSQAQQQDLNIESFETTNTAFDLNVNLSGNALTLGYKLKRSLKSDVSLVQIHDYITQILAIYLDASDTKLSDTTFLSETELALLNGFNATDISYESDKTILDLFVSSVQNHSAEVAVSYQDATLSYKDLDIRTGQLANYLVDRYGVKHNDLVGIKLERSANMLVAILGILKSGGAYVPVDTNYPEERLEYIKSDSGYKVCIDEAFIKAFEIEKDNYSREVIGAKVLENNLAYAIYTSGSTGNPKGVLNDHNGLYNRLLWMRDDLKITSADVILQKTPYTFDVSVWELLMPSVTGCKLVFAQPDGHKDPAYLLNLILDSQVSILHFVPSMLGIFLEELDPEKCTSLKHVVCSGEALPAVMVEEFKQKLPWVRLHNLYGPTEAAIDVTSIDLTDVNTEESGVTIGKPVANTKIYIVDKNLSLQPVGVSGELLIEGIQVARGYLNRPELTAEKFIASPFNEGERIYRTGDLAKWLPNGEIAYLGRIDNQVKIRGNRIELGEIETRILESGYVENVAVLVKEDESSRKYLVAYLIPRERYNQDDLFGYLKNRLPEYMIPGLLIKMESFPLTSSGKLNRKLLPEPSETNLLSESYEAPRDEIETELALIWGEVLRLDKVGIQDNFFRIGGDSIMSIRLISKINKKFNVTITIAQLYEFNTIAELGDQIKNNTISFEETKKVRDDIRVTFNSYMDEVLGNK; encoded by the coding sequence ATGGATCAGTTATTTATAGAATTAAATAATTATGGAATTTCTATGTCATTAGACAAAGAAGATTTAGTGATAAATTTTGAAGGTGACGAAATATCGGAATCCCTTATTAATAAGATAAAGGAAAACAAAAAAGAGATCGTTTCATATCTTAAAAAATATAATTCAGAAGATAATTTTGAAGAAATTCAGCCTGTTGAACAACAAAAAAATTATCCTATTTCATTTGCACAAAAAAGGCTATGGATTTCAAGTCAATACGCTGAGGCTTCATTAGCGTATATGATGCCTAAAATAATTGATTTATCTGGAGATTTAGATTTAGAAATATTCGAAAAAGCAGTAAATGCTGTTATCGAACGACATGAAAGTTTACGAACAATCTTTAAAGAAGAAGAAAACGGCGAAGTAAGACAATGGATTTTGGAGCGCGAGGATTTAGGCTTTAAAATTTTAAATTTTGATTTTAGCAAAGAACAAAACAGTCAGGAACTCTTTAACGAATTTGTTCAAAAAGACAGTTACGAATTGTTTGACTTAAGCAAAGGCCCTTTAATCAGAGCTACTTTGGTTAAAATTTCGGATCAAAAATATTGTTTTTATTACGTTATGCACCATATCATCAGCGATGGCTGGTCAATGGGCGTATTGGCAGAAGATATAATAAGTTTTTATGAAGCCTTTCTTCGTAAAGAAACACCAGCTATTTCTAAACTTGAAATACAATATAAAGATTACACAGCCTGGCAAATTGACCAGCTTAAGAATAATAAATATCAATCAGATAAAGACTATTGGTTTGCACAGTTAAAAGATGCTGTTCCAACAATTGATTTACCAACTAATAAAGTAAGACCAAGAGTTAAAAGCCATAACGGGGAAATTCTGGAAGCGCATTTATCTAAAGAATTAACAACCAAAATAAAAAGATTTAGTCAGGAACAAGAAGGAAGTTTGTTCATCACTTTGCTTAGTATTTGGAATGTATTGTTGTACAGATATACCCAACAAGAAGAGATTATTGTAGGATCTTCGGTTGCGGGACGTGATCATTCGGCTTTAGAAAATCAGATTGGTTTTTTTGTAAATACACTGGCTTTAAAAAATAAAATCGATCCGGATGATTCGTTCAAAGAAGTATATGAGAAAATCAAGAACAATACTTTAGAAGCGATTACACATCAAAATTATCCTTTTGATTTGTTGGTTGAAGATCTTCAAATAGAGAGAGATAACAGCAGGAATATTTTATTTGATATTGTATTAGTAGGTCAAAATGCGGCTGATCGTGCAGAAGATAATAATTTAGGAAATGAACAGGTCAATTACATTAAAAGCAAAGGAAAGAGCAATGTAAAATTTGATTTGGAAATTGGTTTTTTTGAAAACGGCGACAGCTTACTATTCAATATATATTATAATACAGATGTTTATGATCGTCAAACGATTGAAAGCCTGATTGGGCATTTCAGAAATCTAAGCGATCAGCTCATGGATTCAAAAGAATCAGTTGGCGCAATAGACTATTTAAGTCAGGAAGAGCACAATATGCTTTTGTCAACATTTAATGATACAGTAACTGAATATTCCAAAGAAAAAACAATTCTTGATTTATTTGGCGAACAAGCTTATAAAAATCCTGATGCTAAGGCATTAACCTATAAAGAGGTGATTTATTCTTATCGTGAATTAGACGAAGTGTCAAATCAATTGGCACATTATCTAATACACGATATGGGAATTCAATCAGAGGATTTAATAGCCATACAATTAGAAAGAAGTCAATGGATGATTGTGGCTATTTTGGGTGTATTGAAATCTGGTGCAGCATTTGTACCTGTTGATCCTACTTATCCTCAGGAACGCATTGATTACATATTAAAAGATTGTGGTGCTAAAGTTATTCTAAGCGAAAAATCGCAGCAGATTAAGGTAGAAAATAAGGAGGAAATAAAAATTATCGTATTAGACGATATGGAAGCGTTATTTGCAAAAAAAGCAAGTAATTCAAACCTTATCAGAATAAAACCGGAGCAACTTGCTTATGTAATTTATACTTCCGGTTCTACAGGAAAACCAAAAGGCTGTAAAATTAATCACAGCAATTTGTTCAATTACATACAATGGTCTAATGATTATTATTTTAACGAATCCGAATCTGGAAATTGGGCATTAATTACTTCATTTTCTTTCGATTTGACCTTCACCAGTATTTTTACCAGTTTAACCAGAGGGAAAAAATTATGGATAGGAGATGCTAAAAAGGATATTAACGACCTGCTTCAGGAAAGTTTTTCGCATCCTGAAATAGATACTTTAAAACTCACGCCAACCCATCTTACTTTAATAAAAGCTTCGGGAGTTGACCAATCAAATATTGATCAGATTATCTGTGGCGGTGAGCAATTGACACTGTCACAATTGAATGCGATTTGGGATATTAAGGAGAGTATTAAAATTTATAATGAATACGGACCTACAGAAGCAACTGTTGGTTGTATTGTTAAAGAAATAACCAGAGAAGACAAAAAAATTACCATTGGAAAACCTATTGCCAACACCGAAATATATATTCTAAACGAATACAAACAGCTTTGTCCAATTGGCGCAGTTGGTGAAATCTATATTGCTGGAGCTGGTTTGTCTTCAGGATATTTAAATCAGCCGGAACTTACCAAACAAAAATTTGTAGATAATCCTTTTAATGATAAAGGAAAAATGTACAAAACAGGAGATTTGGGCAAGTGGTCAACAGACGGCGTGATGGAATATATAGGCCGAAGCGACGATCAGGTAAAAATCAAAGGACACAGAATCGAGCTTGGAGAAATCGAATATCAATTAGAGACAAAAGCGAACATTAATCAGGCAGTAGTTTTGGTAAATGAAACTGCTGATGAAATAAAAGAACTGGTTGCATATATCATTTCGGATGTAAAGGAAGAAGTGAGCAGTCTGAGAAATTATTTATCAGAAAGAATCCCTGAATATATGATTCCTGCTTATTTTATTCAGCTTGATAAATTACCCTTGACGCCTAATGGTAAGTTAGACAAAAGAAATTTACCTGATTTTGAAGGAGCCGGAATTTCTGATGCTATTGAATATGTGGCACCGCGAACAAAAGAAGAACAAATATTGGTTAAAATATGGGAAGGCGTTTTAAAAAGAGAAAGTATTGGAGTAAAATCTAATTTCTATCATCTTGGAGGAGATTCTATTAAATCAATTCTCGTTGTATCAAGGCTAAAAAAAGAAGGATATACTTTAAAACTTTCAGATCTTTTGGAATCTCCTGTTTTAGAAGACTTAGTTTCTTTTATGACTGAGCTTAATAAAATTAGCGATCAATCAGACGTATCTGGAGAAGTTGTTTTAACGCCGGTACAAAACTACTTTTTTAAATATGACGGAATTTTAGAACACCATCATTACAACCAATCAGTGGTTTTAAAGAGCAGCGAATTAATTGATACAACACATATAGAGCAATGTTTATCGACTCTCGTAAAACACCACGATGTTTTGCGTATGACATACAAAAAAGAAGGGCAGGATTGGAAACAATTTAACGCCGCAATGTCATCAAAAAGTTATGATTTTAAATCGTATGATTTAACTAATGATATAAGTCCTTTTGAGAGGATGAATTTGCTAGGGAACGAATTACAGTCACAATTTAATCTTTCTGAAGGTCCATTATTTAAGGTGGCTCACTTTAAAACGGCAAGCGGAGATTATTTAGCCTTAATTATCCATCACTTGGTGGTCGATGGAGTTTCCTGGCGAATTCTTTTAGAAGATTTATTTACGGTATACAATCAGGTAAAACAGGGAATTACTTTAAAATTGCCTCTTAAATCTGATTCTTTCCAGAAATGGGCAACTTTACAAAAAGAAAGCGCTCTAAAAGAAAAAATAACTTCTGAGTTACCGTATTGGGAAGAGATTTGTACGACCGAAATCCCGGCTCTAAAAACAGATTACAGTCTTGCAGAAAAAAAACAATTAGATAAAAGGCAATACTTCACACTTGACAGAGAAGTTACCGATTTATTGAAAACAAAGATTAACGATAAGTACAATACCGAAATAAATGATGTTCTGCTTACCGGACTTGCCATGTCAATAAAAAAAGCTTTTGGAATTGAAAAAAGCATGATAAAAATGGAAGGTCACGGTAGAGAAGATATTATCGATGATATAGATATTAGCAGAACCGTTGGATGGTTTACGTCTATTTATCCGATGGTATTAGACATTGCAAATACAAATGGTAATGCCGAAGCTTTAGTTCAGGTAAAAGAAAATTTAAGAAAGATACCCAACAAAGGTATTGGTTTTGGAATGCTTAAATACCTAAACGAAGCTGGCAGCAATTTGTCATTTTCTCCAACGATATTATTTAATTATTTAGGAGAATTTGGTCTTGAAACAAACCAAAAAGAAGAATCAATATTTCAATATACTTCTGAAGCAATAGGAGAAAATATCTCTGCAAAAAATACAGAAGAAGTATTATTAGATGTTTCGGGATCTATAACTTCAGACATATTGACGATTTCTGTTGCTTATTCAGATGCCGTTTATGCAGAAGAAACAATAGCTGCATTTTCTCAGGTTTTCAAGACTTGCCTTACTGAGCTCGTTCAGGAATTAGCCAAAGAAGAAAGTACACACAAAACACCTTCGGATTTATCGTATAAAAAATTGGCTGTAAATGATTTAAAGGTTTTAAATTCAGATAATACCGTTGAAGATATTTATGAACTTTCGCCTTTACAGCAAGGAATATATTTTCATTGGTTAACAAGTCAGTCGAGCTCCTTGTATTTTGAACAAATATCGTATAGAGTTCATCTTAAAAATGCTGACATAAAAGCAATATCTCAAGCGTATCAACTCTTAGTGGACAGGCATGCCATATTGAGAACCAGTTTTACAAACGACTTAGCCGATGTTCCGTTGCAAATTGTGCGAAAAAAGGTTAAAGCTAATTTCGTCTATAAAAAACGTCCTGATTTTATTCAGGAAGAAAACATATCGGACTATGTTACCGAGTTTAAACAAGCGGACATAAAGGAAGGTTTTGATCTTTCAAATCATTCTCTTATGCGTTTAAAAATACTTGATTTAGGAAATGAGTATTTTGAATTTGTGTGGAGCCATCATCATATTTTGATGGACGGTTGGTGTATGAGTATTCTGATTCAGGATTTTAACCTGATTTTGCAGGCACTTAATAAAAACGAGGAAGTTAATTTTTCAAAACCAATTCCGTATTCCAACTATATTAATTGGTTGAATAAAATCAATGTTAATACTTCTCTTGAATATTGGAAACAGCAGTTGGAAAACTATAATAGTGTTGTTTCTGTTCCATTTATTAAAAACAATACTACTGTAAAAGAATACAGAGAAACCGTCAATACAGTTAAAATTGAAGGCGGAATAATGAGTAAGCTGCAAGCGATGTGTAATGAAATAGGAATTACACAAAATACTTTTATTCAGGCTGTTTGGGGATTTGTCTTATCAAAATACAACAATACCGATGATGTTATTTTTGGAGGAGTTGTATCAGGAAGACCTGCAGAATTAGCAGGAGTTGAGGATATCGTGGGATTATTTATCAATACAATTCCCGTAAGAGTTAAATATAAAGGAACTCAAACTCCTCTGGATTTATTTAAAGATCTCAAAGAAGATGCTATAGCAGGTAATAAACATCATTATGTGAATCTGGCAAAAGTTCAGTCTCAAAGTGATTTAGGGGCCGATTTGATCAATCATATTATGGTTTTCGAAAATTATTTGGTTAAAGATGCTATAGAAAGTGAAGAAACTAATCCAAATGAAGTAAACAATGCTCAGGAATTTGCCATAGAAGCTGTGGATGTTTTTGAACAAACCAATTATGATTTTAATATTCTGGTTTCGCCTTCTGAAAAGTCTTTGCAGATCTGTTTTAAATTCAACAATACTATATATGAAGAAGTATTGGTTGAAAAACTGGCAGTGCATTTTTATACTGTAGCAGAACAATTTATACTATATAAAGAAAAAGCACTGGAAGAAATTGATTTCTTATCAGAAGCAGAATTGGCTTTGTTGAAAGATTTTAATGCTACGGAAATTAGTTACGAATCAGATAAAACGATTTTAGATTTATTCGCTTCAAGTGTTCAAAATCATTCGGCTGAGGTTGCTGTAAGTTATCAGGATACAACATTAAGTTACAAAGATCTGGATATTCGTACTGGTCAATTGGCAAATTATTTAGTAGATCGTTTTGGCGTGAAACATAATGATTTGGTTGGAATAAAATTGGAGCGCAGCTCAAATATGCTCGTTGCAATATTGGGAATTTTAAAATCAGGCGGAGCTTATGTTCCTGTAGATACAAATTATCCTGAAGAACGATTAGAATATATTAAATCAGACAGTGATTATAAAGTTTGTATTGATGAGGCTTTTATAAAAGCTTTTGAAGTTGAAAAAGACAATTACAGCAGAGAAGTTATCGGTGCAAAAGTTTTGGGAAGCAATTTGGCTTATGCCATTTATACGTCAGGTTCAACAGGGAATCCAAAAGGAGTTTTGAACGATCATAACGGACTTTACAACAGATTGCTTTGGATGCGTGATGATCTTAAAATCACTTCTGCCGATGTCATTTTGCAAAAGACACCTTATACTTTTGACGTTTCCGTTTGGGAACTTTTAATGCCATCTGTTACAGGATGTAAATTGGTATTTGCACAACCAGACGGACATAAAGATCCTGCTTATCTTTTGGATTTAATCGCAGATTCACAAGTAAGTATTCTACACTTTGTTCCTTCGATGTTGGGTATTTTCCTTGAAGAATTAGATCCTGAAAAATGCGCAAGTTTAAAACATGTGGTTTGTAGTGGAGAAGCTTTACCAGCCGTTATGGTTGAAGAGTTTAAGCAAAAACTTCCATGGGTTCGTCTTCATAATTTATACGGTCCAACTGAAGCTGCGATCGATGTTACGTCTATTGATTTAACAGATGTAAATACAGAAGAATCTGGAGTTACAATTGGTAAACCGGTAGCAAACACTAAAATTTATATAGTTGACAAAAACCTGTCTTTACAACCAGTTGGTGTTTCCGGAGAATTGCTAATCGAAGGTATTCAGGTTGCCAGAGGATATCTGAACAGACCTGAACTTACCGCAGAGAAATTTATCGCAAGTCCGTTTAATGAAGGACAGAGAATTTATCGCACAGGAGATTTAGCAAAATGGTTACCAAATGGCGAAATAGCTTATTTAGGCAGAATTGACAATCAGGTAAAAATCCGTGGAAACAGAATAGAATTAGGCGAGATAGAAACCAGAATATCAGAATCAGGTTTTGTTGAGAATGTAGCTGTTTTGGTAAAAGAAGATCAGTCTTCAAGGAAATATCTTGTTGCTTATTTAATTCCAAGAGAAAGCTACAAACAAGACGATCTCTTTGGTTATTTAAAAAACCGATTACCGGAATATATGATTCCCGGACTTTTGATAGAAATGGATAGTTTTCCTTTGACTTCAAGTGGTAAACTGAACAGAAAATTGTTACCGGAGCCAAACGAAGCAAATTTATTTTCAGAATCATATGAAGCGCCGAGAGATGAAACAGAAACAGAATTGGCTCTTATATGGGGAGAAGTTCTGGGACTTGATAAAGTGGGGATTCAGGATAATTTTTTCCGTATTGGAGGAGATTCCATTATGTCTATACGATTGATTAGTAAAATCAATAAAAAGTTTAATGTAACCATCACAATTGCGCAATTGTATGAATTCAATACGATTGCAGAATTGGGTGACCAGATTAAAAACAACATCAATAGTTCTGAAATTAAGAGAAAAATTAAGGACGAAATAGAAGATAAAATCAATGTTTTGAAGGAAAGAGTATTGGAAGAAATTCCAAATCCTGAAAAGATTGAAGATATCTACCCAATGAGTGATATTCAAAAAGGGATGGTTATTCTTTCCACTTTAAATCCTGAAGCGGGAGTTTATCACGATCAATTTGTATTTCAAATACCAACGGTTGATTTAATTTTATTTAAGAAGACATTTTCAAAATTAATAGAGAAACACCAGTCTTTGAGAACCAGATTTGATCTGACTAGTTATGATGAAGAAATACAAATCGTAGAAAAAGAAGTAGATTTTAGCATTGATTATCAGAATATCCAGGATTTGGATGCTGATAAACAAGATGCTTTGATAAATGAAATTATGATTTCTGAGCGCCAGAATCCGTTTAATATGGAATCAGGTTTGCTTTGGAGAATCAGTTTGTTTGAAATCAATTCGACTTCAACAATCTTTTTGTTTCAGTTTCATCATGCAATCCTTGATGGTTGGAGCGTTGCATCTTTAAACACAGAATTGTTTAGAATGTATCGTGAATTGGAAAGTACTTCGGAAATAAAACTTGAAAAACTAAAATCAAATTACAGAGATTCGGTTATAGAAGAGCTTTACGAGAAGAATAATGCTGATATGATTAACTTCTGGAAAGAAGAATTAGAAGATTACAAACGCTTAGACATCTTTAAAAATCAGGCAGAAAATATAAATCTTACTAAAGTTTACAATTTCGATTTCAAACATAAACTGCAGGAAAAATGCAGAATAGATGGAATTTCGGTAAAAACAGTATTGTATGCGGCTTTTGTTTATGCTTTGAAGATTATAAATTTCGAAGAAGATTTTGTGATCGGAATGGTTACCAATAACCGTCCCGTAGTCGAAGATGGAGATAAAATTCTGGGCTGTTTTTTAAATACAATTCCTGTTCGCAACAGATTGGAAGAACAAAATGATTTAACGTGGAGTACTTATTTTAAAAACACAGAAAAGCAACTAAACAGCTTAAAAAGTAAAGAACGATTAACATTATATGAGATTTCAAAAATAACTAACGAGAAAACAATCGAAGGAGCTCCATTTTTTGATGTGTTATATAATTATGTTGATTTTCATATTTACAATGAATTGCAACTTGAAAAAGATGAAACATATAGTCAAGCTCAGCAGCAGGATTTAAATATTGAATCTTTTGAAACTACAAATACAGCTTTTGATTTAAATGTTAACCTTTCAGGAAACGCATTAACTTTAGGATATAAGCTTAAGAGAAGTTTAAAATCGGATGTTTCATTAGTTCAAATTCACGATTATATCACTCAGATTTTAGCGATTTATCTGGATGCTTCGGACACAAAATTAAGCGATACGACTTTCTTATCAGAAACAGAATTGGCTTTGTTGAACGGTTTTAATGCGACCGATATTAGTTATGAATCAGATAAAACGATTTTAGATTTATTCGTTTCAAGTGTTCAAAATCATTCCGCTGAGGTTGCTGTGAGTTATCAGGATGCAACATTGAGTTACAAAGATCTTGACATTCGTACTGGTCAATTGGCAAATTATTTAGTAGATCGTTATGGCGTTAAACATAATGATTTGGTAGGAATAAAATTGGAACGCAGCGCAAATATGCTTGTTGCAATATTGGGTATTTTAAAATCAGGCGGAGCTTATGTTCCGGTAGATACAAATTATCCTGAAGAGCGATTAGAATACATCAAATCAGATAGTGGTTATAAAGTTTGTATTGATGAAGCTTTTATAAAAGCTTTCGAAATCGAAAAAGACAATTACAGCAGAGAAGTTATCGGTGCAAAAGTTTTAGAAAACAATTTGGCTTATGCCATTTATACGTCAGGTTCAACGGGTAATCCAAAAGGAGTTTTGAACGATCATAACGGACTTTACAACAGATTGCTTTGGATGCGTGATGATCTTAAAATCACTTCTGCCGATGTCATTTTGCAAAAGACACCATATACGTTTGATGTTTCTGTCTGGGAACTTTTAATGCCTTCTGTAACAGGATGTAAATTGGTATTTGCACAACCAGACGGACATAAAGATCCTGCTTATCTTTTGAATTTAATACTGGATTCACAAGTAAGTATTCTGCACTTTGTTCCTTCGATGTTGGGGATTTTCCTTGAAGAATTAGATCCTGAAAAATGCACAAGTTTAAAACATGTGGTTTGTAGTGGAGAAGCTTTGCCAGCCGTTATGGTTGAAGAATTTAAGCAAAAACTTCCATGGGTTCGTCTTCATAATTTATACGGTCCAACTGAAGCTGCGATTGATGTTACGTCTATTGATTTAACAGATGTAAATACAGAAGAATCAGGAGTTACAATTGGTAAACCTGTAGCCAATACTAAAATTTATATAGTTGATAAAAACCTGTCTCTACAACCAGTTGGTGTTTCCGGAGAATTGTTAATCGAAGGTATTCAGGTTGCCAGAGGATATCTGAACAGACCTGAACTTACCGCAGAGAAATTTATCGCAAGTCCGTTTAACGAAGGAGAACGAATTTACCGTACCGGAGATTTGGCAAAATGGTTACCAAATGGCGAAATAGCTTATTTGGGCAGAATCGACAATCAGGTAAAAATCCGTGGAAACAGAATTGAGTTGGGCGAGATAGAAACCAGAATATTAGAATCAGGTTATGTTGAGAATGTCGCTGTTTTGGTAAAAGAAGACGAATCTTCAAGAAAATACCTGGTTGCGTATTTAATTCCAAGAGAAAGATACAATCAGGACGATCTGTTTGGTTATTTAAAAAACCGATTACCGGAATATATGATTCCCGGATTGTTGATAAAAATGGAGAGTTTCCCTTTAACGTCAAGCGGTAAACTGAACAGAAAATTGTTACCGGAACCAAGCGAAACGAATTTACTTTCAGAATCATATGAAGCTCCAAGAGATGAAATAGAAACAGAATTGGCGCTTATATGGGGAGAAGTTCTGAGGCTTGATAAAGTGGGGATTCAGGATAATTTTTTCCGCATTGGAGGAGATTCCATTATGTCTATACGATTGATTAGTAAAATCAATAAAAAGTTTAATGTAACGATCACAATTGCGCAATTATATGAATTCAACACGATTGCAGAATTGGGTGACCAGATTAAAAACAACACCATTTCTTTTGAGGAAACGAAAAAAGTCAGAGACGATATAAGGGTGACATTCAATAGCTACATGGACGAAGTTCTGGGAAATAAATAG